Proteins encoded by one window of Yamadazyma tenuis chromosome 2, complete sequence:
- a CDS encoding uncharacterized protein (MEROPS:MER0019759; COG:E,O; EggNog:ENOG503NWST): protein MSSPKPYYDALPSAFVPTHYDVAVYDIDTEANTFSGTVKIVLDVKDATDELSLNYRSLVVKAENVLIEVPGSQETIIRAVSVTEFAKKDFFVIKLDTTIDPIKIPQIVATIKYDAFIQTNMTGFYRSEYTEGDVKKVMLSTQFEAPDARRTFPCFDEPALKATYSVSVTITKQWTVLSNMPVATVSDAGDGLATHLFQKTPRISSYLVAWACGDFEYVESFTQEKYLDDKPLPVRIYTTPGYSKNAQFALEIAPKVIDYFSRVFEVKYPLPKMDLLTVHSFSHNAMENWGLITYRSNALLFDEETSDASFKKQVCYVVCHELAHMWFGDLVTMKWWDELWLNEGFATWVGYIAVDYLFPEWNILNMVTHESLQVSLTLDGLRSSHPIHVPVVDAVDVDQIFDAISYHKGCSIIAMLSNYIGKEVFLKGVAKYLQENQFGNGSTANLWDAVGEVSGKPISSMMNHWVTKIGFPLINVELNGKDLVLTQSRFLSTGDVKEEDDTTVWWVPLNISCGLEDDAIVEDIAVDSFESKRVVIGNFPTGDGFFKLNKNSTGFYRVNYSQEVIDKHILPYMDKLSPRDKIGLFSDVAAVAISGLGSTSTVTLLTLIKSIVDADQLGDDYGVWLGLNEILGKLRVVFSGDEEVCTGIDSFLRFVYRKLGAELLQEVKSNHDLSETDFRKVILITTVFSASGGLGVPEFVEYAKESFETWKNTGKIHPNLTFFIFSTMAGLEDLQQEDFDRIVKEITDPSSLDSREQAVKSLPSISNMKYVEPLLGMLKDTSIVPLMDSHYMAEAFTLNRKTRDRFWSYFKENYGDIHAELATNVPILERFIRFAFVNYQSEEMYKDVEEFFAVKGITGFERSYRQAVDTIKTNNSWYKRDLGVVKQWLSQNGFV from the coding sequence ATGtcttctccaaaaccaTACTATGATGCGTTGCCCAGCGCCTTTGTGCCTACTCATTACGATGTGGCGGTGTATGACATCGACACCGAAGCCAATACCTTCAGCGGGACCGTGAAAATTGTTTTGGACGTCAAGGACGCAACCGACGAGTTGAGTCTTAACTACAGATCCCTTGTGGTGAAGGCAGAAAACGTTTTGATTGAAGTTCCTGGCTCTCAGGAAACAATCATCAGGGCCGTTTCGGTGACGGAGTTTGCAAAAAAGGACTTTTTCGTCATCAAATTGGACACAACTATCGACCCTATTAAGATACCCCAGATAGTAGCCACCATAAAATACGATGCTTTTATTCAGACCAATATGACAGGGTTCTACCGCTCCGAGTACACCGAAGGTGAtgtgaagaaggtgatgtTGTCGACGCAGTTTGAGGCTCCTGACGCCAGAAGAACGTTTCCGTGTTTCGATGAGCCTGCTTTGAAAGCTACCTACAGTGTCAGtgtcaccatcaccaaacaaTGGACAGTGTTGTCCAACATGCCAGTGGCCACTGTGAGCGATGCCGGTGACGGGCTTGCTACTCACTTGTTCCAAAAGACTCCTCGAATTTCGTCTTACTTGGTTGCTTGGGCCTGTGGAGACTTTGAATATGTGGAAAGTTTCACCCAGGAAAAGTACTTGGACGACAAGCCATTGCCGGTGCGCATCTACACGACACCGGGCTACTCCAAGAACGCCCAGTTTGCGTTGGAAATCGCCCCCAAGGTCATTGACTACTTCTCCCGGGTGTTTGAGGTTAAGTACCCATTGCCTAAAATGGATCTTTTGACTGTCCACAGCTTTTCCCACAACGCCATGGAAAACTGGGGGTTGATCACCTACCGGAGCAACGCCCTTTTGTTTGACGAGGAGACCTCGGACGCATCGTTCAAAAAACAGGTGTGCTATGTGGTATGCCACGAGTTGGCTCACATGTGGTTTGGTGATCTTGTGACCATGAAATGGTGGGATGAGTTGTGGTTGAACGAAGGGTTTGCGACTTGGGTGGGCTACATCGCCGTCGACTATCTTTTTCCCGAGTGGAACATCCTCAATATGGTGACCCATGAGTCGTTGCAAGTGTCTCTTACTTTGGATGGGTTGCGAAGCTCACATCCAATCCACGTGCCCGTGGTGGATGCCGTTGATGTGGACCAGATCTTTGATGCCATCTCCTATCATAAAGGGTGTTCTATCATTGCCATGCTTTCAAACTACATTGGCAAGgaggtgtttttgaagggTGTGGCCAAGTACTTGCAAGAAAACCAGTTTGGCAACGGATCCACCGCTAACTTGTGGGACGCGGTGGGCGAGGTGTCTGGTaaaccaatttcttccatGATGAACCACTGGGTCACCAAGATCGGGTTCCCGTTGATCAATGTTGAGTTGAATGGGAAGGATTTGGTGTTGACGCAGTCGAGGTTTTTGAGTACTGGTGATGTGAAAGAAGAGGACGACACCACTGTTTGGTGGGTTCCTTTGAACATTTCTTGCGGCTTGGAGGATGATGCCATTGTCGAGGATATTGCGGTGGATTCGTTTGAGTCGAAGAGAGTGGTGATTGGGAACTTTCCCACTGGTGATgggttcttcaagttgaacaagaactcGACCGGCTTCTACAGAGTCAACTACTCTCAGGAAGTCATTGACAAACACATCTTGCCATATATGGATAAGTTGAGTCCCAGAGATAAAATAGGGTTGTTCTCCGACGTGGCTGCAGTGGCGATATCTGGGTTGGGGTCGACTCTGACGGTCACGTTGTTGAcgttgatcaagtccattGTGGATGCTGACCAGTTGGGTGACGACTACGGTGTTTGGCTTGGATTAAATGAAATTTTGGGCAAGTTACGGGTGGTGTTCTCAGGAGACGAAGAGGTATGTACTGGCATAGACAGTTTCTTGAGATTCGTCTATAGGAAACTTGGAGCTGAACTTTTGCAAGAGGTAAAGTCGAACCATGATCTCAGTGAGACTGACTTTAGAAAGGTCATTTTGATTACCACAGTTTTCAGTGCTTCAGGTGGGCTTGGAGTCCCTGAGTTTGTCGAGTATGCCAAAGAATCGTTCGAGACCTGGAAAAACACCGGGAAGATCCACCCAAACTTGACGTTCTTCATCTTTTCTACTATGGCAGGACTTGAGGACttacaacaagaagattttgacaGAATCGTCAAGGAAATCACCGATCCCAGCTCGTTGGACTCGAGAGAACAAGCGGTCAAATCCTTGCCTTCAATCTCCAACATGAAATACGTGGAGCCTTTGTTGGGCATGTTAAAAGATACGTCTATTGTTCCGTTGATGGACAGCCATTACATGGCCGAGGCATTTACCTTGAACCGGAAAACCAGAGATCGCTTCTGGTCTTACTTTAAAGAAAACTACGGTGATATCCATGCGGAGTTGGCTACCAACGTTCCAATTCTCGAACGGTTCATTAGGTTTGCATTTGTCAACTACCAGTCGGAAGAAATGTACAAAGATGTTGAGGAGTTCTTTGCTGTCAAGGGCATCACCggatttgaaagaagtTACAGACAGGCGGTGGACACCATCAAAACTAATAACAGCTGGTACAAAAGAGACCTCGGAGTCGTCAAGCAGTGGTTGCTGCAAAACGGGTTCGTATAA
- the STB3 gene encoding DNA-binding proteins Bright/BRCAA1/RBP1 and proteins containing BRIGHT domain (COG:S; EggNog:ENOG503P0XS), with protein MEPFENSSGSAPLKKHLLSTSSPEGIQIASKITATRLAELLIRKGPLPIRHITSQLALEVHGFDLLSLSKQRRLIMAAMEQTDAAHNVVFEKIGWGQWAVRKIDSDYIVTEGTEGNLFNKDAPEATSNDESVPVNPANKPHINVKDLRNQPNLKLGWTKKQSGKTSRRESITGKKPNLHNVKLPTDILSSSAIASDSDQDEEDEDDLIDAVIGDESSSDNDEESSSADESDSDELFQFDHDNTSKRSPPIKFANRVPLKLSPPPTTHPTRRKSSSSNSVNKNTNYNPRYQIFNRSRLNSLDNLDNYIISSAKNSNGSFSSPPPPPPNVAAAALSGSPLSSWNSNAYLSKSPDSLMMTKNGNRRRSSFNESHIRSTLSASVPRVASNGPSHKNSYPSTTTSNLTSNVNSPAMNPNTRNASSMSDTDEEDWATIGPESLRKRHDDKVQDEKETKAAAFALVDLMSV; from the coding sequence ATGGAGCCTTTTGAAAATAGCCTGGGACTGGCACCGCTTAAGAAGCATTTGTTGTCCACATCGTCGCCCGAAGGCATTCAGATTGCCTCCAAGATCACCGCCACCCGCTTGGCCGAGTTGTTGATTCGGAAGGGTCCCTTACCAATTCGTCATATCACTAGTCAATTGGCTCTTGAAGTACATGGTTTTGACTTGTTGTCATTGTCGAAGCAAAGACGGTTGATCATGGCTGCCATGGAGCAGACCGACGCCGCCCATAACGTGGTGTTTGAGAAGATTGGCTGGGGCCAATGGGCTGTTAGAAAGATTGACTCCGACTATATTGTGACGGAGGGAACTGAAGGtaatttgttcaacaaagacGCCCCTGAAGCCACTTCCAACGACGAGCTGGTGCCTGTGAACCCTGCCAACAAACCACATATCAATGTCAAAGACTTGAGAAACCAacccaacttgaagcttGGGTGGACAAAGAAACAATCGGGAAAGACCTCCCGAAGAGAGAGTATCACTGGTAAGAAACCCAACTTGCACAATGTCAAACTTCCCACTGACATATTGAGCAGTAGTGCCATTGCATCGGACTCGGACCAAGACGAAGAGGACGAAGATGATCTTATTGATGCAGTTATAGGGGATGAGAGTTCCAGTGACAACGACGAGGAAAGCTCAAGTGCAGACGAAAGTGACCTGGACGAGTTGTTCCAGTTCGATCATGACAACACATCCAAGCGGTCTCCGCCCATAAAGTTTGCCAATAGGGTTCCATTGAAGTTAAGTCCTCCTCCCACCACCCACCCAACCAGAAGGAAGTCTTCTAGTTCCAACAGCGtcaacaaaaacacaaactaCAATCCTAGATACCAAATATTCAACCGGTCCAGACTTAATTCGTTGGACAACTTGGATAACTACATCATCTCGTCTGCCAAAAATTCCAACGGGTCCTTCAGCtctcctccaccaccaccacccaaCGTGGCAGCCGCGGCATTGTCAGGATCACCACTCTCGTCGTGGAACTCCAATGCCTACTTGTCGAAGTCCCCGGACTCGTTGATGATGACCAAAAATGGAAACAGACGAAGATCCTCGTTTAACGAGTCTCACATTCGATCCACCTTATCGGCATCAGTCCCTCGGGTAGCGTCAAATGGTCCCTCCCACAAGAACAGTTATCCCTCGACCACCACTTCCAATCTCACGTCTAATGTCAACTCTCCTGCGATGAACCCCAATACCAGAAACGCTTCAAGCATGTCAGACAccgatgaagaagactgGGCTACCATTGGCCCCGAAAGCTTGCGAAAACGTCATGACGACAAGGTCCAAGACGAAAAGGAAACAAAGGCCGCTGCATTCGCATTAGTTGATCTAATGTCTGTATGA
- the ASN1 gene encoding asparagine synthetase (COG:E; BUSCO:EOG09261145; EggNog:ENOG503NVCE; MEROPS:MER0034539) → MCGIYAAFRQPDVEQFKEKALQNSKRIRHRGPDWSGNVIQNDTILCHERLAIVGLDSGAQPIVSPDGNFTLAVNGEIYNHIKLRDELKDYQFKSLSDCEPIIPLFQKYDTDAPKYLDGMFAWVLYDKKNDRIVAARDPIGITTLYMGKNSKSPRTRYFASELKCMTDECDEIIAFPPGHVYDSVTDKMVRYFTPSWWEESKVPTAHVDYKQVRESLELAVRKRLMAEVPYGVLLSGGLDSSLIAAIAARETQKANSKQSSEGIDANKELSGVDESGSLHTAGFSRLHSFAIGLPGAPDLVAAEKVGHFIGTIHHSHTFTLEEGLDALNDVISHLETYDVTTIRASTPMYLLSRKIKAQGVKMVLSGEGSDEIFGGYLYFAAAPSAKDFHEECVKRVKNLHYADCLRANKSTMAWGLEARVPFLDKQFLEVCMNINPEDKLINQKEGRIEKYILRKAFDTSDDPSAKPYLPEEILWRQKEQFSDGVGYSWIDGLKDAAEAAVSDEELANPKPEWGDDIPTTKEAYWYRCKFDDIFGNSSAAASTVMRWIPKAEWGCHADPSGRYATIHEQKVDKA, encoded by the coding sequence ATGTGTGGAATTTACGCTGCTTTCAGACAACCTGACGTTGAGcaattcaaagaaaaggcGTTGCAAAACTCCAAGAGAATCAGACATCGGGGACCAGATTGGTCTGGTAACGTGATCCAAAACGATACCATCTTATGCCACGAAAGATTGGCCATTGTGGGCTTGGACAGTGGTGCCCAGCCCATCGTGTCTCCCGATGGCAACTTCACGTTGGCTGTCAACGGAGAAATCTACAATCACATAAAGTTGAGAGACGAACTCAAAGATTACCAGTTCAAATCTTTGAGTGACTGTGAACCCATCATTCCTTTGTTCCAAAAATACGATACCGATGCtcccaagtacttggacgGGATGTTTGCCTGGGTTTTATATGACAAGAAGAACGATAGAATCGTGGCTGCCAGAGACCCCATTGGTATCACCACTTTGTACATGGGTAAGAACTCCAAATCGCCAAGAACCAGATATTTCGCCTCCGAGTTGAAGTGTATGACCGACGAATGTGATGAGATCATCGCTTTCCCTCCCGGCCATGTTTACGACTCAGTCACCGACAAGATGGTGAGATATTTCACTCCCAGCTGGTGGGAGGAATCTAAGGTTCCAACCGCTCATGTCGACTACAAGCAGGTGAGAGAGTCGTTGGAATTGGCTGTGAGAAAGAGATTGATGGCTGAAGTGCCATATGGGGTGTTGTTGTCGGGAGGAttggattcttctttgattgCTGCTATTGCTGCCAGAGAAACCCAAAAGGCAAACTCCAAGCAGTCCAGTGAAGGTATCGATGCCAACAAAGAATTGTCGGGTGTAGACGAGTCAGGCTCGTTGCACACGGCTGGATTCTCCAGATTGCATTCGTTTGCCATTGGTTTGCCTGGAGCCCCTGATTTGGTGGCTGCTGAAAAAGTGGGCCACTTTATTGGTACCATTCACCACTCCCACACCTTCACGTTGGAAGAAGGCTTGGACGCTTTGAACGACGTCATCAGCCACTTGGAAACCTACGATGTCACTACCATCAGAGCCTCCACTCCTATGTATTTATTGTCCAGAAAAATCAAGGCTCAAGGTGTCAAGATGGTGTTATCTGGTGAAGGTTCGGATGAGATCTTCGGAGGATACTTGTACTTTGCGGCGGCTCCATCTGCCAAGGACTTCCATGAAGAGTGTGTCAAGAGAGTCAAGAACTTGCACTATGCCGATTGCTTGAGAGCCAACAAGTCTACCATGGCTTGGGGTTTGGAAGCCAGAGTTCCTTTCTTGGACAAACAGTTCCTTGAAGTGTGCATGAACATCAACCCAgaagacaagttgatcaaccaaAAGGAGGGTAGGATTGAAAAGTACATCTTGAGAAAGGCTTTTGATACTTCTGACGATCCATCTGCCAAACCATACTTACCAGAAGAAATCTTGTGGAGACAAAAGGAGCAATTTTCTGACGGGGTAGGATACTCTTGGATTGACGGGTTAAAGGATGCCGCCGAAGCTGCTGTTtcagatgaagaattggccaaCCCTAAACCTGAATGGGGTGATGATATTCCTACTACCAAGGAAGCTTACTGGTACAGATGCAAGTTCGACGACATTTTCGGAAACAGTTCTGCGGCTGCTTCCACAGTGATGAGATGGATTCCTAAAGCCGAATGGGGCTGTCACGCCGACCCATCTGGTAGATATGCTACCATCCACGAACAAAAGGTGGACAAGGCCTAG
- the mcm7 gene encoding DNA replication licensing factor MCM7 (COG:L; EggNog:ENOG503NVJW) — protein sequence MSTTTSTVLPSIQLDINYTEIKKSLKEFLQSFKSSIEDVSMDTDNELIYGPKYMNLLQQVSNREVSTIYIDLNDLKAYEANNGFDGQIPSQVTSRSKLTDNILENTYRYVELFSSIIDEIMPNPTKDISATDDVLDVIIHQRQLKNQRVLQETADEVNNLRTGFNDQVGENQQPQEEAENLFPPKLTRRYFLYFKPLITQNKPMSVREIKGEHIGKYITVRGIVTRVSDVKPSVIVNAYTCDKCGYEVFQEVNSKVFTPLSDCNSAVCKNDNVKGQLFMSTRASKFSSFQEVKIQESTNQVPVGHIPRSLTIHVNGDLVRCLNPGDVADISGIFLPSPYTGFKALRAGLLTETYLEAQHVYQHKKQYESLEITPAIEAKIQDLFQQGGIYNRLAKSIAPEIYGHLDVKKILLLLLCGGVSKEIGDGLKIRGDINVCLMGDPGVAKSQLLKAIGKIAPRSIYTTGRGSSGVGLTAAVMRDPVTDEMVLEGGALVLADNGICCIDEFDKMDESDRTAIHEVMEQQTISISKAGINTTLNARTSILAAANPLYGRYNPRLSPHENINLPAALLSRFDIMFLMLDQPSRESDEKLAAHVAYVHMHNKQPDIDFEPLDPATIRQYISIARTYRPVVPREVGDYVVQAYINLRKESRRNEGSIKKFQHITPRTLLGILRLSQALARIRFDNIVTNEDVDEALRLIEISKASLFTDDQKLREDDSATTKIYQIVRSIAMGDGSQFSKTLKVDELRQRIIAKGYTIEQFMDCIYEYQSINVWQLIDDEDKIMFIDDGDDVEPEDMQY from the coding sequence ATGTCCACAACCACTTCCACCGTGTTGCCATCCATTCAGTTGGACATTAACTATactgaaatcaagaagtcCTTGAAGGAATTCTTACAATCTTTCAAGTCGAGTATAGAAGATGTATCGATGGATACCGATAACGAACTAATTTATGGGCCAAAATACATGAATCTTCTCCAACAGGTTTCCAACAGAGAAGTGTCCACTATTTACATCGATTTGAACGACTTAAAGGCGTATGAGGCCAATAACGGCTTCGATGGCCAGATTCCCAGTCAAGTTACTTCCAGGCTGAAGTTGACAGATAACATCCTTGAAAACACTTACCGATACGTGGAGTTGTTTTCCAGTATAATAGACGAAATCATGCCCAATCCCACCAAGGACATATCTGCCACCGATGACGTGTTGGATGTGATCATCCACCAACGGCAATTGAAGAATCAGAGGGTTTTACAAGAAACTGCCGATGAGGTAAACAACTTGAGAACCGGGTTCAACGACCAGGTGGGAGAAAATCAACAGCCACAGGAAGAGGCAGAAAACTTGTTCCCGCCTAAGTTGACCAGACGGTACTTCTTGTACTTCAAGCCTCTCATTACTCAAAACAAGCCGATGTCGGTGAGAGAAATCAAAGGAGAGCACATCGGTAAGTACATCACAGTGAGAGGTATTGTCACCAGAGTCTCCGACGTGAAGCCTTCGGTGATTGTCAACGCGTACACTTGCGACAAATGTGGATATGAGGTGTTCCAAGAAGTCAATTCCAAGGTTTTCACCCCTTTGAGTGACTGTAATTCTGCTGTTTGTAAGAATGATAACGTCAAAGGACAGTTGTTCATGTCCACTAGGGCCTCCAAGTTTTCATCGTTCCAAGAAGTCAAGATCCAAGAGTCGACCAACCAGGTTCCTGTGGGACATATTCCCAGGTCGTTGACAATCCACGTAAATGGTGACTTGGTCCGGTGCTTAAACCCAGGAGACGTTGCTGATATTTCGGGAATCTTCTTACCATCTCCATACACTGGATTCAAGGCCTTGAGAGCCGGGTTATTGACCGAAACGTACTTGGAAGCCCAACACGTCTACCAACATAAAAAACAGTACGAAAGCTTGGAAATCACTCCAGCCATTGAAGCGAAAATCCAAGACTTGTTTCAGCAAGGAGGTATCTATAATCggttggccaagtccatTGCTCCCGAAATATACGGCCATTTGGAcgtgaagaagatcttgttgttgttgttatGTGGAGGGGtttccaaagaaattggagaCGGGTTGAAGATCAGAGGTGACATAAACGTTTGTCTCATGGGTGATCCAGGGGTGGCCAAATCCCAATTATTGAAGGCCATTGGCAAGATTGCCCCCAGATCCATCTACACCACTGGTAGAGGTTCATCAGGTGTCGGTTTGACGGCAGCGGTGATGAGGGATCCTGTCACCGATGAAATGGTTTTGGAAGGAGGAGCGTTGGTTTTGGCCGACAACGGGATCTGCTGTATCGATGAATTTGATAAAATGGACGAGAGTGACAGAACTGCCATTCACGAAGTCATGGAACAGCAAACGATTTCTATTTCCAAGGCCGGtatcaacaccaccttgaATGCCAGAACCTCGATTTTGGCAGCTGCCAATCCCTTATATGGAAGATATAACCCCCGGTTGTCCCCCCACGAAAACATCAACTTACCGGCGGCGTTGTTGTCGAGATTTGATATCATGTTCCTTATGTTGGACCAACCTTCGAGAGAATCGGATGAGAAGTTGGCAGCCCACGTCGCCTATGTTCACATGCATAACAAACAACCAGATATCGACTTCGAACCATTGGACCCAGCCACCATAAGACAGTACATCTCGATTGCCCGTACCTATAGACCGGTTGTTCCCAGAGAGGTGGGTGACTACGTGGTACAAGCCTACATCAACTTGAGAAAAGAGTCTCGGAGAAATGAAGGATCCATCAAAAAGTTTCAACACATCACCCCCAGAACCTTGTTGGGTATTTTGAGATTATCGCAGGCATTGGCCAGAATTAGATTCGATAATATTGTTACCAACGAGGATGTGGATGAAGCCTTACGGTTGATTGAAATTCTGAAGGCTTCGTTGTTCACCGATGATCAAAAGTTGAGAGAGGACGACAGTGCCACTACCAAAATCTATCAAATCGTCAGATCCATTGCCATGGGAGATGGATCTCAATTCTCCAAGACCTTGAAGGTGGACGAGTTGCGGCAACGAATCATTGCCAAGGGTTATACCATTGAGCAATTTATGGATTGTATCTACGAATACCAAAGTATCAACGTTTGGCAGTTGATCGACGACGAAGACAAAATCATGTTCATTGACGACGGGGATGATGTCGAACCTGAAGACATGCAGTATTGA
- a CDS encoding uncharacterized protein (EggNog:ENOG503P6X9; COG:S), whose amino-acid sequence MSDYIANTVPQLKELLKARGLPLDGKKADLIARLSESDGVAEAPAEPQPEIEATPAEPKPKDPSPVAEGETAVSAPAATEAVVEKPKVLTPEERKSLAVDLLTKKIKRAEKFGDEASAEASRKDLARIEKFGVEPGTTLAKEIGLVDKSFNSGLAERSFKKKKNTKFKKFNRRN is encoded by the coding sequence ATGTCTGACTATATTGCCAACACCGTTCCTCAGTTGAAGGAACTTTTGAAAGCTAGAGGCTTGCCTCTTGACGGGAAGAAGGCTGATTTGATTGCCAGATTATCTGAAAGTGATGGAGTGGCTGAGGCTCCTGCCGAGCCTCAGCCTGAAATAGAGGCCACTCCAGCGGAACCTAAACCCAAAGACCCAAGTCCCGTGGCAGAGGGAGAGACTGCTGTACTGGCCCCAGCCGCGACTGAGGCAGTGGTAGAGAAGCCAAAGGTCTTGacaccagaagaaagaaagcTGCTCGCAGTGGACTTATTAACAAAGAAGATAAAGAGAGCTGAAAAGTTCGGAGATGAAGCTTCTGCTGAAGCCTCCAGAAAGGACTTGGCCCGAATTGAGAAGTTTGGGGTTGAGCCGGGTACCACGTTGGCGAAGGAAATAGGTTTGGTTGATAAGAGCTTCAACAGTGGTCTTGCAGAGCGGCTgtttaagaagaagaagaacactAAGTTTAAGAAGTTCAATCGTCGGAACTAG
- a CDS encoding uncharacterized protein (EggNog:ENOG503PHAI): MKGTFIISVLAVLHMAIATASSDAFGNIRLTPRLRAACVPVKANGKNAFVEVLSKGLESDINVPTLIFHIKDLENFSSLPLPDTIAAAPAGSVASDGKFDVSGSVGEDKYLNSYLVGDSKDEHFKLHFDVTDSGLYCVYVDPAADVVSYDLPIIVRNSYGYLNFYEYIEVSESRWGLLLYIAVTAWLLRDLIRSVGKDFSNLNNISVVSKSAVFLILMPYIGIMIMTLASDFILNCVAEKGFLICISIMLLLFCMGYGVVFYHRQTKSYRQLPAPKMRMAKILGGIQLALVCVNGMFMVFASNPSSDLAAGSANSFPVVEGALVLFQFILYTTSIIQGVKTLRNIKEFPPYGSSVEDYGEKNEGIRVAFKRSLCLIFLVPMLFGVGAGIIAGVSGGANFIQDFGPNVDPALVSYLTLDMLIKDSTFLYFQTWNMIVTTLVVIIGVFFIWIKGNQGLVVDDKEYFEAPAYGDSDPESV; this comes from the exons ATGAAAGGGACTTTTATTATTTCAGTATTGGCAGTGTTGCACATGGCCATTGCCACTGCTAGCAGTGATGCGTTTGGTAACATCCGCCTCACGCCTAGGCTTAGAGCTGCGTGTGTGCCGGTCAAGGCCAATGGCAAAAATGCTTTTGTGGAGGTGCTCTCCAAGGGGTTGGAATCAGACATCAATGTTCCTACACTTATTTTCCACATCAAGGATCTCGAGAACTTCCTGAGCCTTCCTCTTCCAGACACGATTGCAGCTGCCCCCGCCGGAAGCGTGGCACTGGACGGGAAGTTTGATGTATCTGGTTCTGTTGGAGAAGATAAGTATCTCAATTCCTATTTGGTTGGAGACTCCAAGGACGAGCATTTCAAGCTCCACTTTGATGTGACAGACTCAGGATTGTACTGTGTATATGTCGATCCGGCTGCCGACGTTGTGTCATACGATTTACCCATCATTGTCCGGAATTCCTACGGATACTTGAATTTCTACGAGTACATTGAAGTCTCTGAAAGCCGGTGGGGGTTGTTACTTTACATTGCTGTGACGGCATGGTTGCTTAGAGACTTGATCAGAAGCGTGGGCAAGGACTTTctgaacttgaacaacatttctgtggtttcaaagtcgGCAGTTTTCTTAATCTTAATGCCGTATATTGGGATTATGATCATGACCCTAGCCTCTGACTTTATCCTCAACTGTGTGGCCGAGAAGGGTTTCCTCA TTTGTATTCTGATTATGCTTTTATTGTTCTGCATGGGGTATGGGGTGGTGTTTTACCACCGGCAAACAAAGTCGTACAGACAACTTCCTGCTCCAAAGATGAGAAtggccaagatcttgggtGGTATACAATTGGCGTTGGTTTGTGTCAACGGCATGTTTATGGTGTTTGCGTCGAACCCGAGCCTGGACTTGGCTGCAGGCCTGGCTAATTCTTTTCCCGTCGTGGAAGGTGCTTTAGTGCTTTTCCAATTTATCTTGTATACCACAAGTATTATCCAGGGTGTCAAGACTTTAAGAAATATCAAGGAATTCCCTCCTTATGGTTCCAGTGTCGAGGACTACGGTGAAAAGAATGAAGGTATCAGAGTGGCATTCAAAAGATCTCTTTGCTTAATTTTCTTAGTGCCAATGTtgtttggtgttggtgctgGCATCATTGCGGGCGTTTCCGGTGGAGCCAATTTCATTCAAGACTTTGGTCCAAACGTCGATCCTGCGTTGGTTTCATACTTGACGCTCGATatgttgatcaaagataGTACTTTCTTATATTTCCAGACGTGGAACATGATTGTCACTACCTTAGTAGTGATTATCGGGGTGTTCTTCATCTGGATCAAGGGCAACCAGGGGTTGGTAGTTGATGACAAGGAGTATTTTGAGGCTCCAGCGTACGGTGACTCCGACCCCGAAAGTGTATAG